Proteins co-encoded in one Kutzneria chonburiensis genomic window:
- a CDS encoding beta-ketoacyl-ACP synthase III, with protein MSERPGLIGRTGPAGTRLLGFGSAQGNRTVTNDDIAAMGVDTNDEWIRQRVGIIERRLADPDQSLVDMAVEAGAKALADSGVTAGQIDTVLVATCTMPGNIPNAAAQTADRIGVRSPAAFDLNAACAGFPYSLTVASDMIRGGSAERVLVIGAERFTDWVDWSDRGNCIIFADGAGACVVGPADEPLIAPAVLGSSGDLVDMIGLTENGHIFQEGQSVFRWATTQIAPIAERAVEAAGVKLSDIDVLVPHQANLRIVEHIAKKLRARGAREDMVVADDIVHSGNTSSASIPMAIDHMRADGRISSGDMMLLVGFGAGLSYSGQVAICP; from the coding sequence ATGAGTGAGCGACCCGGATTGATCGGTCGCACCGGGCCGGCCGGCACGCGGCTGCTGGGTTTCGGCAGCGCGCAGGGCAACCGGACCGTCACCAACGACGACATCGCGGCGATGGGCGTCGACACCAACGACGAGTGGATCCGCCAGCGCGTCGGCATCATCGAGCGCCGGCTGGCCGACCCGGACCAGTCGCTGGTGGACATGGCCGTCGAGGCCGGCGCCAAGGCGCTGGCCGACTCGGGCGTGACGGCCGGCCAGATCGACACGGTCCTGGTGGCCACCTGCACCATGCCGGGCAACATCCCCAACGCCGCCGCGCAGACCGCGGACCGGATCGGCGTGCGGTCGCCGGCCGCGTTCGACCTGAACGCCGCGTGCGCCGGCTTCCCGTACTCGCTGACCGTGGCCAGCGACATGATCCGCGGCGGCAGCGCCGAGCGGGTGCTGGTGATCGGGGCCGAGCGGTTCACCGACTGGGTGGACTGGTCCGACCGCGGCAACTGCATCATCTTCGCCGACGGCGCGGGCGCCTGCGTTGTCGGCCCGGCCGACGAGCCGCTGATCGCGCCGGCCGTGCTGGGCAGCTCCGGCGACCTGGTCGACATGATCGGGCTGACCGAGAACGGCCACATCTTCCAGGAGGGCCAGTCGGTCTTCCGCTGGGCCACCACGCAGATCGCGCCGATCGCCGAGCGCGCGGTCGAGGCGGCCGGCGTGAAGCTGTCCGACATCGACGTGCTGGTGCCGCACCAGGCCAACCTGCGCATCGTCGAGCACATCGCCAAGAAGCTGCGGGCGCGCGGCGCCCGTGAGGACATGGTGGTGGCCGACGACATCGTGCACTCGGGCAACACCTCGTCGGCCTCGATCCCGATGGCCATCGACCACATGCGGGCCGACGGCCGGATCTCCAGCGGCGACATGATGCTGCTGGTCGGCTTCGG